The following proteins are co-located in the Phragmites australis chromosome 10, lpPhrAust1.1, whole genome shotgun sequence genome:
- the LOC133930349 gene encoding uncharacterized protein LOC133930349 produces the protein MLHLISNAVALQKREAMTIRQASCHVKPAGNWRGRRRLRARVGGVRLGLLLRLRVRLSGVLSLLLRSVEEIRCRPGGAARWSAPQPRSRGPAQCHGRRPERDQSSFYAEAIAECLEFIKSRSSYCPA, from the coding sequence ATGCTCCATTTGATCTCCAACGCTGTAGCTCTGCAGAAGCGGGAAGCGATGACGATCCGCCAGGCGAGTTGCCACGTGAAGCCAGCCGGCAACTGGCGGGGCCGCCGCCGGCTGCGAGCGCGCGTCGGCGGCGTCCGGTTGGGCCTCCTGCTCCGGCTACGAGTGCGGCTGTCCGGCGTCCTCAGCCTGCTCCTCCGGAGCGTGGAGGAGATCCGGTGCCGCCCCGGCGGCGCAGCCAGGTGGTCGGCGCCGCAGCCGAGATCGCGTGGGCCGGCGCAGTGCCACGGCCGGCGCCCCGAGAGGGACCAGAGCTCATTTTATGCGGAGGCCATCGCCGAGTGTCTCGAGTTCATCAAGAGCAGATCGTCCTACTGTCCTGCTTGA